Proteins from a genomic interval of Zingiber officinale cultivar Zhangliang chromosome 2A, Zo_v1.1, whole genome shotgun sequence:
- the LOC122044008 gene encoding phytosulfokine receptor 1-like, protein MVAKKGGALDVFLAKRISSFLFFFGLLLLCLCLCLCTRSQEQACHPDELEALLEFSGELDSEGRGWSFNASSTDCCSWPGVYCGGGSPDSGPRVIGLDFQNQSLKGSLSHFLADLSYLKWLNLSYNSLHGPVPSTLFRHRQLEVLNLEFNDFSGSIPADLYLPSIRHFNVSYNFFNGTLPLFVGSAHLILLDVSFNAFSGTVPTAICASTPGVRFFIFSMNLLSGEIPAAISNCTSLQELSLDLNEISGNLPPQLFMLSSLRILNLQENQLSGGLSSSLGNLSNLEQLDLSVNSFSGRIPDVFGSLRMLAYISIHSNSFDGPLPSSLSSASSLRVLNLRNNSLSGDISLDCARMKKLLYLDLGSNFFSGHIPSTLHQCVELRTLNLARNNLSGQLPNSFKNFTRLSYLSLSNNSLSNISSAMEILQGLPSLAGLVLTMNFHDYKERMPVNRIHGFHNLQVLVIANCGLSGSVPPWLANCTKLLVLDFSWNHLRGTIPSWIGKFDYLFYLDLSNNSLSGNFPESLAHVQGLISPNRSLLGASTDYFPFFIKRNNSGKGLQYNQLSSFPPSLILGNNLLVGSILPGLGNLKNLHTLDLSRNKLSGAIPEQLSGMSSIESLDLSHNQLNGSIPLSLTSLNFLSSFSVAFNNLTGFIPTGGQFSTFSGSDFEGNPSLCGYHLNSCNSDVPQLPKQADGDGRSDKNLIVGMVTGTTLGTILLLVIIYLFVSRTQCRREDSVEPVMDTNGNSKMEEGSRLVLLFQNKENKELSIGDIMRSTNSFDQANIIGCGGFGLVYKATLPDGSNVAIKRLSGDYGQMEREFQAEVEALSRAQHANLVLLQGYCKIGNDRLLIYSFMENGSLDYWLHEKVEGAGSILDWNKRLRIAQGAARGLAYLHQSCDPHILHRDIKSSNILLDNEFEAHLADFGLARLILPYDTHVTTDLVGTLGYIPPEYGQSSVATFRGDIYSLGVVLLELLTGRRPLDMCKPRAARELVSWVLLMKAAKREAEVFDPHVYDKLYEYQMLKMLEIAHLCLNNSPKMRPSTNELATWLENINNA, encoded by the coding sequence ATGGTGGCGAAGAAAGGTGGCGCCTTGGATGTCTTTTTGGCGAAAAGAATTAGTAGCTTTTTATTCTTCTTCGGCCTCCTCTTGCTATGTCTATGCCTATGCCTGTGCACAAGGTCACAAGAACAGGCCTGCCACCCGGATGAGCTCGAAGCTCTGCTGGAGTTCTCAGGCGAGTTGGACTCGGAAGGCAGGGGTTGGAGCTTTAATGCCTCTTCCACCGATTGCTGCTCTTGGCCCGGTGTCTATTGCGGCGGCGGCTCGCCTGATTCTGGACCCCGAGTCATCGGACTGGACTTTCAAAACCAGAGCCTGAAGGgctccctctctcatttcttggCGGATTTATCCTACCTTAAATGGCTTAACCTTTCTTACAACTCCCTTCACGGCCCCGTTCCATCCACTTTGTTTCGTCATCGCCAATTGGAAGTGCTCAATCTCGAGTTCAATGATTTCTCAGGCTCCATTCCTGCTGATTTATACCTTCCTTCCATTCGCCACTTCAATGTCTCCTACAATTTCTTCAATGGCACTCTCCCTCTTTTCGTCGGGTCCGCTCACTTGATCCTGCTCGACGTCAGCTTCAATGCCTTCTCCGGCACCGTTCCTACGGCCATATGCGCTTCTACTCCCGGAGTTAGATTTTTTATCTTCTCCATGAACTTATTGTCTGGTGAAATCCCTGCAGCTATCTCCAACTGTACTTCTCTTCAGGAGCTCTCGCTTGATTTGAATGAGATCAGCGGGAACTTGCCACCGCAGTTGTTCATGCTCTCATCTTTGAGGATATTGAATCTTCAAGAGAACCAGCTGTCCGGCGGTTTGAGCTCGAGTCTAGGTAACCTATCTAACCTTGAGCAATTGGATCTCTCAGTGAATTCGTTCTCGGGTAGAATTCCAGATGTATTTGGAAGCCTAAGGATGCTAGCGTATATTTCTATTCATTCCAATAGCTTTGATGGCCCTTTGCCCTCTTCATTGTCGAGCGCATCGTCGCTCAGGGTACTCAATCTTAGAAATAATTCACTCAGTGGCGACATCAGTTTAGACTGCGCAAGGATGAAGAAGTTGCTCTATCTTGATCTTGGGTCAAACTTTTTCAGTGGCCACATTCCTTCTACTCTGCACCAGTGTGTGGAGTTGAGAACCTTAAATCTCGCGCGAAACAACCTCAGCGGTCAACTCCCAAACAGTTTCAAGAATTTTACTCGGCTATCCTACCTCTCCCTTTCCAACAACAGTTTATCCAACATATCCTCAGCCATGGAAATCCTTCAGGGTCTCCCTTCACTTGCTGGTTTAGTCCTTACCATGAATTTCCACGATTACAAAGAGAGGATGCCGGTGAATCGAATTCATGGTTTCCATAATTTGCAGGTTCTTGTCATCGCGAACTGCGGCCTTTCCGGTTCAGTACCACCCTGGTTAGCAAACTGCACCAAGCTTCTGGTTTTGGATTTCTCGTGGAATCATTTACGAGGAACCATTCCCTCGTGGATAGGGAAGTTCGATTACTTGTTCTATTTAGACTTGTCCAACAATTCACTCAGCGGTAACTTCCCAGAAAGTTTGGCGCATGTCCAAGGCCTAATATCTCCAAATAGGTCACTGCTTGGAGCTTCGACAGATTATTTTCCCTTCTTCATCAAGAGAAACAACAGTGGAAAGGGATTGCAGTACAACCAGCTCAGCAGCTTTCCCCCATCCTTAATCCTAGGAAATAACTTGCTCGTTGGATCAATCTTGCCGGGACTAGGGAACCTGAAGAATCTCCATACATTGGACTTGAGCAGAAACAAGTTATCAGGGGCTATTCCTGAGCAGTTATCAGGCATGTCAAGCATAGAGAGCTTAGATTTGTCGCACAATCAACTGAATGGAAGCATTCCTCTATCACTTACCAGCTTAAATTTTCTCTCTAGTTTCAGTGTGGCCTTCAATAATTTAACTGGATTCATCCCTACAGGAGGACAGTTCTCGACATTCTCAGGCTCCGACTTTGAGGGCAATCCCAGTCTTTGTGGCTATCACTTGAACTCCTGCAATTCTGATGTACCTCAACTTCCCAAACAAGCAGACGGTGATGGAAGGAGTGACAAAAACTTAATCGTTGGCATGGTCACTGGCACAACGCTCGGAACCATTCTACTCCTGGTTATTATCTACCTGTTTGTATCAAGAACTCAGTGCCGGAGGGAGGATTCGGTTGAGCCAGTGATGGATACCAATGGGAACTCGAAGATGGAGGAGGGGTCAAGATTGGTGCTTTTGTTTCAGAACAAGGAGAACAAGGAGCTGAGCATCGGTGATATCATGAGATCAACCAACAGTTTTGACCAAGCTAACATCATTGGTTGTGGAGGCTTCGGACTAGTCTACAAAGCAACACTCCCAGATGGTAGTAATGTGGCAATCAAGCGGCTTTCCGGAGACTACGGCCAGATGGAGAGGGAATTCCAGGCAGAGGTAGAAGCTCTTTCGAGAGCTCAGCATGCGAACCTGGTTCTACTTCAAGGATACTGCAAAATTGGGAATGACAGACTTCTAATCTACTCATTCATGGAGAATGGGAGTTTGGACTACTGGCTTCACGAGAAGGTAGAAGGAGCTGGCTCAATACTAGATTGGAACAAACGACTAAGGATTGCTCAAGGTGCCGCAAGGGGTTTGGCCTACCTTCACCAATCATGTGATCCCCACATATTACACCGAGACATTAAGTCGAGCAACATCTTGCTTGACAACGAGTTTGAAGCTCATCTTGCCGACTTTGGGCTGGCGAGACTTATTTTGCCTTATGACACGCATGTAACAACAGACTTAGTTGGTACGTTGGGCTACATTCCTCCTGAATACGGCCAATCCTCCGTTGCTACTTTCAGAGGTGATATATATAGCTTGGGTGTTGTTCTACTGGAGTTGCTTACTGGAAGAAGGCCGTTGGACATGTGCAAGCCAAGAGCGGCCAGGGAGTTAGTCTCATGGGTTCTTCTAATGAAGGCGGCGAAGAGGGAGGCTGAAGTTTTCGATCCTCACGTATATGATAAACTGTACGAGTACCAGATGCTGAAAATGCTGGAGATTGCTCACCTTTGCCTGAACAACTCCCCCAAGATGAGACCCTCAACAAATGAGCTTGCTACTTGGCTTGAAAATATCAACAACGCATGA